TGAAAAGCCCCGTGACCATATGTGGAGATATTCATGGGCAGTTCCACGATCTTGCAGAGCTTTTTCGGATCGGTGGAAAGGTGTGTACTTATTTGCCATCATCTAGCTAATAAGTTATATCTCCATCATCTGTTCAGTGAATTGTATGTTTATAGTATTTCATTGGCAGTGCCCGGACTCAAATTATTTGTTTATGGGAGATTATGTCGATCGAGGATACTATTCTGTTGAAACTGTAACGGTAAGCTTCAACTTTTCACTTGTGAACTTTTTATAAACTTCGTGGATTAAATGCGTTTTACTCCCTGGTTATCAATAAAGAGCAAACTCTTGAGTCTtgactataaaaaaaaaacagtgtTCTAGAACTCGGCCTAGGCGCTGCTCGACCGCACTCAGAAGGTGCTAGGCGGCCACCCTAAGCGGCAAGCGGTCCTAGGCGGGTGTAGGTAGGCCTAGGCGGTCTCAGGCGTTTAGAGTTTTTTTGGGAAATTTTTTTTGGACTGTTCATTTTGGAAAGCCCAATTAAACCagaatatgatttaaaaaagaattataggtttcttcttttaaatttttgggaTTGAAAGCCCAATTAAAACCTCGATTTGTTGGCTTCCAGTTGCTCTAACACACTCCTATCATATTTTTTGCCTTCTTACTTCTGCACATATAAGAAAATCGAATCAGACCCTAAAGTTaatttgtttctttattttgaTTTCTCTTGCATTGCTTATAATCCTAACCCGCATTAAGCAGAAGAAGTAGGAGGAATGAACCAGGTGTCAATTAGATTTTAACAAAGTATATAAGCTGTAAACTGAACCACACTTCACCAAGATTCAAAACCACGCTGAACAAAATTTATTAGGTAGTTAGTTTTGGTTTACCATCAAATGTGGCCATGGTTGGATGCTAAATACATTAAAAGAACTTTTGCTAGTACCTGTCTGGGCCATGTTCTCCCCTAGGTTATGCATTATGAGTGACAATTGATGAATATAACAAAGGTCAGTGAATGCATGCCTATctgtttataatttttttatgagttGTGCCTGTTGTGTCAGCTGTATAAACCAGATCATTGATCACGTCCATATTGTGCATGAAACCAATGATAATGTTTATCATGGAAGCATAGAATGTCTCTGACTCATCACCTTGAAGAAATGTGGATCAAGTACACTGGTATATATTTAGGAATATCTTTTCTTCATTGTTTTTATGGGTTTGTGGTTACATTCCAGTTATTAGTGGCTCTCAAGGTGCGATATCCTCAACGGATCACGATTCTAAGGGGAAATCATGAAAGCCGCCAGGTATATTACCAAATCATTTAATACCTGACAGTTTATACCTGGTAGAGAGTGCGATTTGTCACCTCTGATTTCTTAGTGTCAAATTTTTAATTGTGGATTGAAAATTGGTCTTACtggtttatgattttttttcccTCAAATTCTATTCTACTGTCGAGGGTCATCAACCATTCTGGTCGTTATTTCTCagatttttgtatttttatgttattacttgaaattttaaaattacaacTCTGTTTCTTGCAGATTACTCAAGTTTATGGGTTTTATGATGAGTGCCTGAGAAAGTGAGTTTTTTTCATGTCTTTTGTTTTTGTGCGTTCTGATGTAAAATGGGTTTATGTCAATTGAGCTGTTGATAAAACTATGTCAGTGACTTTCATTTACCCCTTTCTTGTTAGTAGATTTATTGTAATGATATTTTCGTGGTTTGTTATGTCATAACCTCAGGCTAgacttttatttgattttattttgttttgaaatttcctaatattataattttaagtCTCTAAAGAGCTTGAATTTACAATTAATAACTGGTAATTTTAATgaccaaaaaaattaaatagctGGTGGAGGAGTGCTGGCGAAGTGGTAGTAGTTCCTGCAGTCACGACGTATTGTTCATGCATCACACCAATCATGACCAACAATTGCTTTTGGCTATAGACATCTTATGTAATTGTGGAAATATTGACCATCTTATCTTCTAACATTCTTCCATGCACTGTATGCTACTGTCTGTCAGGTCGTGTATTGATTGTTGGTTAGTATTACATTGATGTTTTATTGGGTTTTGGAGGGCACAATATTATTGCGCTTCAGACCTCATTAATGTAGTTTTTCTACTTTTCCACGTCGAAAAGTAAGCAACCACTCGACAATGTCTCTTTTTGTTAGAAACTACCACATTGATCTCTTCTCTATTTGTCGTGCAAGTGCATGTGAGAATAGCAAAATAACGTAATGCTGATTGTTTGGTTGCATTTTCAGATATGgcaatgccaatgtctggaagaTCTTTACAGATTTATTTGACTATTTCCCTCTTACTGCACTGGTGAGTATTTTTCATCTATCGATGAAAAGTTTAACATGGTCATATTTGTAATgcttattttgtaaaatttctAGTATGATTCACGTGTGGGAAAATGTATCCTGATTCTAGTTCGGTAAATATAACTATTACTCTCATCATCTGCACCATACTTTGCTTTCAAGGACTGGTAAATGTTTAGCTCGCTTCGCAGTTTTTTTGTGGGATGCACTAGCTTATGTAATTGATAGAGTTGCTTGGAAGAAGAGAATGCGGTATATTTCTCTTTGCTTTTTCTGTGTAAACGAATACTCCTGGTAACTATTGCCAATTTTTAGTTTTATGAAACCTTTCTTGAAATTTCTACTGAGAAACCACTATTTTAGATACTGGACTCTAGAATTCTCTTAGGTCTTCAATGGGATTCAAAATTTTCAGTGGTATATTTTTATGAACTTCAATAGGTTGAGTCAGAAATCTTTTGCCTGCACGGTGGGCTATCTCCAGCCATTGAAACTCTTGATAACATAAGAAATTTTGATCGTGTTCAAGAAGTTCCTCATGAAGGGCCCATGTGTGATCTTTTATGGTCTGATCCTGATGATCGATGTGGTTGGGGTATCTCTCCCAGAGGCGCTGGATATACATTTGGCCAAGTATTTTTCCGAACACTTTACTCCCTCCATTTTGGTTCTTAAGGTGAAGAATTATGTCACATGATTTTTTCACATGGATGGAACAGGATATATCAGAGCAGTTTAATCATGCAAATAATTTGAAGCTTATTGCTAGAGCTCATCAGCTGGTTATGGAGGGATTTAATTGGGCACATGTAATTCTGCagattttttttacatatttgGTAAGTTTCTTACAAATGAGCAAAGGGGATAGCTTATGATAACACTGCATTTTTGTTGCAGGACCAAAAGGTTGTTACTATCTTTAGTGCGCCTAATTATTGCTATCGATGTGGTAATATGGCATCTATTCTTGAAGTTGATGACTGCAATGGTTTCACTTTCATTCAGGTCCTCTTCCGCTTgcgctctctctctctctctctctctctctctatatatatatatatatatatatatataatacacacacacacacacaagctAGTAGCATCCCCGTGCACATATGTGCTTCTACGATTGattatttttgtaattattGTTTAGATGATGTACGTCCTTTTAAAAGATTAATGATACGTTTCTTTTAGAAAAAATAACGGTACAACTTTATTAAATATATCTGTAGTTCGTATGGATAATGGATGACTTTATATTAAAACAGtttcaatttaaaattatattgaaCGTGTAAGTTAATATATGAGATAGGAGTAGAGCGGTTATTTGAATGTTAATTTGATTAATAGGATGGGGGTATCATTTGCATTTGGAAATCGGTCATACCAAAAGTGAGCAGAATCTTTACATATATTTGTGTGCAACACATATTCAGCATTTAACTTGTTCCCGGAATGCAGTTTGAGCCAGCTCCCAGACGTGGTGAACCTGGTGTGACTCGAAGAACACCAGATTACTTCCTTTGATATATGGTTGTCGAATTCCATCAGTTCCCTGTTTTTTTAGCTGCTTTATGTGTTGATATCTGCGTGAGTCAAATGGTGTTTTCTCCAAATCAGCAATAACTTGTAGGACTGTTGGAGATGCTGCTAAAAAGCTCGGTAAACCTGGGATGCTATTGCTGATAATACGTTAGCTACCGGAGAAGACGCGACGATTTTCTTCCTCTTTTCCATAATTTTTACACCTCTATTGTTTTGTAGGACGACTATATGTCGTTATTCCATCTGATTGTATTCGATGAAAAATCAAGAATCATGTCTTACGTTTTCACTATTAAGCTTTTTGTCGTTGGCTTGTTTAATTAACTTGCGAGCCCATGTTCCCTTGTAGTTTTGCCCCGAATCAGCTTATTTGTTGACTGTAATACGGCTAGCCTCACATAGAGGCAAGGAGGCTGCTGTCCCTTAAATTTCGATCTGGAAAAATATTCTTTAGATTTTAAAATTGTACACATAAttgttattaataaaaaaattaaatatcctCCAAATTTCTCCATTATTAACCGATGACATACGTTTGTCGagtgaaaaaataatttttttttcttctttgttattataattCATTTATGTTGTTCTATGtctcaatttaaaaatattatttatatttcggtattatattttaatttttgttataAATGACTTCGGAAAAATTCCTAGTTCTTGTCCTAACCATGATATTAATTATAACACGCAAATGCTTGGATATTTGCTGAAAATCAGACTCATGTTCACAGTGAATTAATCTAACTGAGATAATAGTTGTATTTGATTATATAAAATCATAAGGACATATACACAGAGATTTCAATCATTTGCTCTCTCTTGAACCAAATGGCAGTGGTTTAAATGCAGCCAACACGACTGCAACTTTATACACAAGAAATCCCATCAATCCAATGATAATGTCTTTTGGTGTCCACTGCACGGCACCGTCCCCTGAAGCATATTTCACTGCTATGGCAGCAAATGCACATACCAAGACAAGGCTTAAACTCATGCCCTtaaatctttcaagaatttgacCAAAACTCACTTTCTCCTCCCATGGAGTAAGTTCTTGCACTTGTAATCCATCGACTGATCTCTGCAACAGTAATAAATAAAGAAATCCACACGTCCCACCTATCAAGAATGCGTAAGAATCGGCATTTCCTGTCATAATGGATATGATCGAAGAGCCTGTCAGGATTAGCATTGCATCGTAAAACAACAATGAAAATTTTAAGTCCGAGTATTCTTTCATGCTTTCTTCATTTGAGATGAGGTGACTCTCAAGTGTGGATAATGGTTGTACGGTCTTCTCTAAGAATAAGTTAAATTCATCCTCAGAAAGTTTAGTAACTGAGTAAGGTCTGAATTCCATCAAGGAGATCCCACTTTTTTCTCCAAGCAAGATATCCTCAACCTCGAAGTTGTATTGGAAGCCAATATATTGTTCTCTATTTTGGCCGTTTTCTGACAGAAGTTGACTCTGGCAAAACATCCTTAAACTTATGCCTCCTGTCCTCCATTGACCTGAAATTAGTAGCAAAAGGCAAAGAATGATTTAACCATCGGAGAACAATTTTCAAAATGAACTACATTAGAATCCAGAATAATCACATCGATTATCACCAAGATGGATTGTCAAGCGCGATTTTGACAGTCATCCATGACTAAGAAGTGCTTTATGTTTGCTTTTTTAGTTCAAAGCAGAACATTAATTCCGGATTCCATATTCATAGCTTATCTGCAATTTATACACAGGTCAATGACACCATTTTATTCAACCGTCTGAGGGGCTGATGCAGTCAGAATGATAGCATGCACAACACAGTTCATATTTCAAACTTATTGACTGATTCTCTTTTCAAAAAGCTTTTGTGCATCGAACCAAGTTTCCTACTTCAAATGACACAACATGACCAAAAAGTAATATATTCCTTTAGTTTTCATGTAAAATGCTAAAAAGTTGTAACAAAATGAGTACTAAATGCTTTTAACGTGGCCAGAAAATTGCACAGCCGAATGAAACTGAGAAATATACTCATCATTATAGTAGACTAACCAGATTCCAGGCTGATCCAAAGAGCCACAATATTTCCAAGACTAGACCCTTCAAATACAAACTCATCAGCCAAGCCTCTTTGAAAATGCAAGATGTCATCCATGTCATCATTTGCTGACATGTTTTTATTTTCCACAGCAGGTAATCTTTGTAAAATGGAGGAACCATTCTCATCAATTAAGCAAAGTAGAACCGAGGAGTTCAAGTCAGTGAGACTTGATCCTCTAATATTACTCGTTTGTAGCTTTACTTTGTACAAGGATTCAGTTTCCCCAGACTTGAAAGAAGCCACCATTTTTTCATACAAGGTATCAGTGACACTTTTCGCTTCTGTGGCTGACAAGAGTCGTATAGGTTTTGCATATCCTTGAAAATCTAAGACAGACTTTGATATTGATTCAGTGGAATAAAATGACAAAAATACAAAGacaaatgaaataataataatatgtatTAATCTATCACTTGGTTAGACATCGATTTTCACATCCCAACCATAGTTCCTCAAACTTTAGCTTAATATTAAGTCTAGCATTGGAACGAGAAACTTGAAACACCTTTGTTAAAATTTGATCATGGACGATATAATTTGAATTTGCACATACGTATGTGGCTCAATGCGGTATTGGATGCCCATGGCCCAAGCCACACGAACCAAATTCAGCAAAAAATTTCTAATATCTAGTCTTATTTCTCTTCATTCACGGATCATCAAATATATCAAATCCATGAAAACCTCTATGATGAGGTCATCAGGGGCACACCCAACGGCTAGGCAAGCAGAGCGGCTTCTCCAAATCCATCATGTATTTATGACAGCAAGAACACAACTCCATTCAAAAATTCGTTAGTGAaaggaaaaaaatgaaattcCTTCAAAAGTTCATCGGTGAAAGAAAAAAATCCCATCGACAAGTTGTCATTTCATATcaatttattttcaaaacctaGACTCATAGGCCCGCACCTAATGTATTTGGCCTTTGAGCTACATGGGTTTAAGACTTATCATCCAAATCCATCATGCACGCATggcaagaagaagaaaaaaaaaagaacgtATGAGTAATCTTTTAAATCCAATACATTTTCAGTTTAAAAAGGGCATCCGAAATCCCTTTATTAGAAAAAAAATCGATTCAAATGTTATCTAAtcaatttaatttcaaattcattatAACCTCATCGAATTCAAATCCAATTATCCAATTGCAGCCTTACTGAATTTCTAAGGCACGCATCTAGTATTCTGCATGCTTTTTACAAAGCTGGAACTTTTGAATAATAAACAAGCAATACAGCACGCACTGCACGAGTAACGCCATACCCCCAGCAGGGTACCTTTAAATAGGCTAAAAAGTTCCAAAGATTTTCGCAAACAAATGAATAAACAAACCAAAACCCTTCAGAAATCGATCGAATTACCTCGAAATAAATAACATCACGGGAATTCCCACCCCAAGATGAAATAAAAGAGCTTAATAAGTTACAAAAAGCCTTCACAGAGGCACAAagctctcacacacacacacacacgtgttGTTTCCTCTTTCCAGCAAAGACAACAAAATATACGAACTTccaaaatataaaaatagttGAATCATAAAAGGAGTGCAGTAGTACCTTGATATATGGATTTCTTAGAATGAAGAACGAGAGGAAACTTCTGGAAATGAAAAGTGTTATTCGAGTAAGTTGCAGGGAATTTATTTTGAGCTGATAAGattaaattttttgaagaaaGTAACTCCATTTTCAAGAAACCCGAAACAATCAAGAGGTTGAGGATGGATGTTAATTGCACAGACCAAGAACCAAGTTAGGGAAATGGACCTTCGAGCTCTCTGCTTATTATTATTTCTTAAAAATGATATGGAGGTACTTCACTGTATTTGGGTcctcttattttttttatataaatgttTATTTGGTATCTTTACTATTATATTAGTAATTAAGCATGAGTGTTATACCGACGTGACTAACGAATTTGAGTGTATTATTAATATTCGTCTTATATTTGCAAATAAATAGAAACACATAATTTTTTCAAGAATTATTCaatattatttcatattttatctattattttcaaataaccatgatttaatttaattttttttgaattattcaatatcattgACAATCTATTTTTCGATTAATCTCTTTgataattgttttatttttctcTTATCACATTCttattttgtttatttgatttgctCACACTTCGAATCTTACTCTATTTTATTTTCTCTTGTGTTTTTGAAATCTCACTTGGTTTCTCTACATCTTTCACCATCATTGACAACATATCATCGTTCTTAGTTACTAAATTGTCTGATTTGAAATTAAACTTCTGATATATCTTGTCTGGTTCTAAGGTTCTCATTATGTTTAGATATATATTTTTCCTTCAAATAAATTAAACTCATACTTAAATAAGTTTTCAACTCTCTTCtttgtacacatacagacaatttacaatcataaaaaaatttcagtCTAATATCACGCTCATACAACTTTCATATATTCTATGTCCCAACTTATTTATATATTCTATCAAAAAATCTGTTATTTCCATATTATTATTTCTTTAGAAGACAAATGACAAACACTACAACCTTAAAActagggcaaaaacttgtgtgagacagtctcacgggtcgaatttgtgagacgaatctcttatttgggtaatccatgaaaaagtataattttttattcttagagtattactttttattgtgaatgtgggtaaggttgacccgtctcacaaattagtatccgtgagacggtctcacatgagactcactctaaaacTAGTCTATGTTATCTTATATTTTAGATTATGAATCACTCTAAATCAAATAATGGTAATCTAAGTTTTTCCTTCAAAGATGTTAGATAATTAtgtctcaaaataataaaaatttctaTGAATAAATAATACATACTCATGAACGAAACAaacaaatcaattatttaaaactaGAGGATAGAAATACAAACGcaaaaactcttgtgagacggtctcacagattaatTTTGTGGGTAGAATATCTTATtcgggtcatccattaaaaattattactttttatgctaaaagtattactttttattgtgaatataggtagggttgacccatctcacagataaaggttcgtgagaccgtctcacaagagacctactcaaatacatattatcaCGTCTAAATACAAATAATAAATGATGAGAAAGATgatagaaaattaaaaaaaatagattaatttttttttttacgtttATAGGTTTATTTTTAAGAAATGCCATTCACTTCGACGTCATAGTTTCAATTATTTATGAGTACGAACTTTGATTTACGATAATGTTTCAA
This Primulina eburnea isolate SZY01 chromosome 2, ASM2296580v1, whole genome shotgun sequence DNA region includes the following protein-coding sequences:
- the LOC140823130 gene encoding serine/threonine-protein phosphatase PP2A catalytic subunit-like, whose product is MDATVASSDGGSSGNLDEQIAQLTQCKPISEQEVRVLCEKAKEILMDESNVQPVKSPVTICGDIHGQFHDLAELFRIGGKCPDSNYLFMGDYVDRGYYSVETVTLLVALKVRYPQRITILRGNHESRQITQVYGFYDECLRKYGNANVWKIFTDLFDYFPLTALVESEIFCLHGGLSPAIETLDNIRNFDRVQEVPHEGPMCDLLWSDPDDRCGWGISPRGAGYTFGQDISEQFNHANNLKLIARAHQLVMEGFNWAHDQKVVTIFSAPNYCYRCGNMASILEVDDCNGFTFIQFEPAPRRGEPGVTRRTPDYFL
- the LOC140823131 gene encoding uncharacterized protein isoform X2, which gives rise to MVASFKSGETESLYKVKLQTSNIRGSSLTDLNSSVLLCLIDENGSSILQRLPAVENKNMSANDDMDDILHFQRGLADEFVFEGSSLGNIVALWISLESGQWRTGGISLRMFCQSQLLSENGQNREQYIGFQYNFEVEDILLGEKSGISLMEFRPYSVTKLSEDEFNLFLEKTVQPLSTLESHLISNEESMKEYSDLKFSLLFYDAMLILTGSSIISIMTGNADSYAFLIGGTCGFLYLLLLQRSVDGLQVQELTPWEEKVSFGQILERFKGMSLSLVLVCAFAAIAVKYASGDGAVQWTPKDIIIGLMGFLVYKVAVVLAAFKPLPFGSRESK
- the LOC140823131 gene encoding uncharacterized protein isoform X1; the protein is MELLSSKNLILSAQNKFPATYSNNTFHFQKFPLVLHSKKSIYQDFQGYAKPIRLLSATEAKSVTDTLYEKMVASFKSGETESLYKVKLQTSNIRGSSLTDLNSSVLLCLIDENGSSILQRLPAVENKNMSANDDMDDILHFQRGLADEFVFEGSSLGNIVALWISLESGQWRTGGISLRMFCQSQLLSENGQNREQYIGFQYNFEVEDILLGEKSGISLMEFRPYSVTKLSEDEFNLFLEKTVQPLSTLESHLISNEESMKEYSDLKFSLLFYDAMLILTGSSIISIMTGNADSYAFLIGGTCGFLYLLLLQRSVDGLQVQELTPWEEKVSFGQILERFKGMSLSLVLVCAFAAIAVKYASGDGAVQWTPKDIIIGLMGFLVYKVAVVLAAFKPLPFGSRESK